Part of the bacterium genome, TCCATCAATACCCATAAACTAAATATCATTGAAGTATAAATCTTGGACTTACGACCACGATGAACTGTAACAAAGAAACAAATCTAACATCCTGCACCTGCACCTACTCCCCTTGCTCCCGCAAGGGGCTGTGCTGTGAATGCGTGGCCTACCACCGGAAGAACGGCGAGATCCCCGGCTGTTTCTTCTCCAAGAATGGAGAGGCCAGTTACGACCGATCCATAACAGCATTTTTGAGGGACCATGGAAAGTGAGCATAAAAAGCAAGGTTTCTTCCGGGAGCTGATCAGCGACTTCGGCGCTTTGGCCTCCATGCTCCGGGACTCCTTCAAAAAACGCTATCCTGTAACTCCCGGATGGACGCTGTTCGGCATAGCCGTGGCCCTGGTCTACATCATCAATCCCTTTGACATCGTGCCCGACGCCATTCCCTTTTTCGGGGCCATAGACGATGCCGC contains:
- a CDS encoding DUF1232 domain-containing protein, with product MESEHKKQGFFRELISDFGALASMLRDSFKKRYPVTPGWTLFGIAVALVYIINPFDIVPDAIPFFGAIDDAAVAALELALIRKDLRKYRKWREDKKVS
- a CDS encoding DUF6485 family protein, with translation MNCNKETNLTSCTCTYSPCSRKGLCCECVAYHRKNGEIPGCFFSKNGEASYDRSITAFLRDHGK